Proteins from a genomic interval of Amphiura filiformis chromosome 9, Afil_fr2py, whole genome shotgun sequence:
- the LOC140161055 gene encoding folate receptor gamma-like isoform X1, with amino-acid sequence MFIIFARGFHTSLSMFFKITSIANLFKMINSSSQGRLYKVVLFSSFCLCAIQLATCHIADIYLDNLLNRCLDGRHHKTKPGPEADLFKQCSPWKDRACCTEKIAKDLHLAETWHRFNYSHCAPMSEQCEKFQRQDLCFYECSPNVGPWLIPQAKTIRKEYFVGVPFCASECNAWWDACKDDYTCVEDWGSGFSWTKSGNQCPENSTCQTFKKMYGSAKNMCEKIWSDSFQVKPDNEPCMRLWFDGNGTNPNEKVAQLKAAEIISASLGGTTRFAVHNILIVIFTLSSLIVPILL; translated from the exons AATTTGTTCAAGATGATCAACTCATCGTCACAGGGTAGACTGTACAAGGTGGTGCTATTCTCATCCTTCTGTTTGTGTGCAATTCAACTAGCAACCTGTCACATTGCCGACATCTATCTAGACAATTTACTCAATAGGTGCTTAGATGGCAGACATCATAAGACTAAACCAGGCCCTGAGGCAGACCTATTTAAACAG TGCAGTCCATGGAAAGACAGAGCCTGTTGCACAGAAAAGATAGCCAAGGATTTGCATCTAGCAGAGACATGGCACCGCTTCAATTATAGCCACTGTGCACCAATGTCTGAACAATGTGAAAAGTTTCAAAGGCAGGACTTGTGTTTCTATGAGTGCTCTCCAAATGTGGGTCCTTGGTTGATACCG CAAGCAAAGACAAtaagaaaagaatattttgtagGAGTGCCATTTTGTGCCAGTGAGTGCAATGCATGGTGGGATGCATGTAAAGATGATTACACCTGTGTCGAGGATTGGGGATCAGGATTCAGTTGGACAAAAA GCGGCAACCAGTGTCCAGAGAATTCAACTTGCCAAACATTTAAGAAGATGTATGGCTCAGCGAAGAACATGTGTGAAAAAATCTGGAGTGATTCATTTCAAGTTAAGCCTGACAACGAGCCATGTATGAGGCTATGGTTTGACGGGAACGGGACAAATCCTAATGAAAAG GTAGCCCAGCTCAAAGCTGCAGAAATAATAAGTGCTTCACTAGGAGGAACAACAAGGTTTGCTGTACACAACATTTTAATAGTTATATTTACATTATCTTCACTTATTGTGCCTATACTGTTATGA
- the LOC140161055 gene encoding folate receptor gamma-like isoform X2 — protein sequence MINSSSQGRLYKVVLFSSFCLCAIQLATCHIADIYLDNLLNRCLDGRHHKTKPGPEADLFKQCSPWKDRACCTEKIAKDLHLAETWHRFNYSHCAPMSEQCEKFQRQDLCFYECSPNVGPWLIPQAKTIRKEYFVGVPFCASECNAWWDACKDDYTCVEDWGSGFSWTKSGNQCPENSTCQTFKKMYGSAKNMCEKIWSDSFQVKPDNEPCMRLWFDGNGTNPNEKVAQLKAAEIISASLGGTTRFAVHNILIVIFTLSSLIVPILL from the exons ATGATCAACTCATCGTCACAGGGTAGACTGTACAAGGTGGTGCTATTCTCATCCTTCTGTTTGTGTGCAATTCAACTAGCAACCTGTCACATTGCCGACATCTATCTAGACAATTTACTCAATAGGTGCTTAGATGGCAGACATCATAAGACTAAACCAGGCCCTGAGGCAGACCTATTTAAACAG TGCAGTCCATGGAAAGACAGAGCCTGTTGCACAGAAAAGATAGCCAAGGATTTGCATCTAGCAGAGACATGGCACCGCTTCAATTATAGCCACTGTGCACCAATGTCTGAACAATGTGAAAAGTTTCAAAGGCAGGACTTGTGTTTCTATGAGTGCTCTCCAAATGTGGGTCCTTGGTTGATACCG CAAGCAAAGACAAtaagaaaagaatattttgtagGAGTGCCATTTTGTGCCAGTGAGTGCAATGCATGGTGGGATGCATGTAAAGATGATTACACCTGTGTCGAGGATTGGGGATCAGGATTCAGTTGGACAAAAA GCGGCAACCAGTGTCCAGAGAATTCAACTTGCCAAACATTTAAGAAGATGTATGGCTCAGCGAAGAACATGTGTGAAAAAATCTGGAGTGATTCATTTCAAGTTAAGCCTGACAACGAGCCATGTATGAGGCTATGGTTTGACGGGAACGGGACAAATCCTAATGAAAAG GTAGCCCAGCTCAAAGCTGCAGAAATAATAAGTGCTTCACTAGGAGGAACAACAAGGTTTGCTGTACACAACATTTTAATAGTTATATTTACATTATCTTCACTTATTGTGCCTATACTGTTATGA